In a single window of the Zea mays cultivar B73 chromosome 5, Zm-B73-REFERENCE-NAM-5.0, whole genome shotgun sequence genome:
- the LOC103627358 gene encoding glycerophosphodiester phosphodiesterase GDPDL3, translating into MGRSSRACSLLGSAQLLLLLLLSLGSAAAQKGSTWKTLSGKAPVIVAKGGFSGLFPDSSDFAYRILGTISSPDTVMWCDVRLTKDGDGICLPSINMDNCTMIDNVFPEGKKTYNVNGVSTVGWFSVDYTSTDLLPNVTLKQSVLSRTPVYDGSMLINSVENVFTSFNASAVWLNVQQDSFYSQFKLSMRNYILSLSKQFITDYISSPEVNFLTSISGRVSKKTKLVFRFLDEGSIEPSTNQTYGSMLKNLTFVKTFASGILVPKSYIWPVTPDNYLLPYTSVVDDAHKAGLEIYAADFANDFTISYNYSFDPLAEYLSFIGNSAFSVDGVLTDFPITPSEAVGCFSNLNNSKIDHAKPLVISHNGASGDYPDCTDQAYEKAVADGADVIDCPVQVTKDGILICMSSVDLMDVTTVGKSSFTSQVTTINDLKAGPGVFTFNLTWDDISKNLQPMISNPMSTYKLYRNPRNKNAGNFMRLSDFLTFAKGKDLSGIMITVEHAAFMAEKLGFGVVDAVVKALDDSGYSKQTAQNVMIQSTNSSVLKKFKQETKYSLVYMIEEGVRDAAPSSLADIKKFANAVSVSTTSVLPQTHYYLTNQTNKLVTSLQSAGLQVYVYVLMNEFASQPNDFFADATSQINAYVQGAKVDGIITDFPGTAHRYKLNSCTSMGNSAPLFMQPPQPGSLLLTMAPDVQPPAAAPMPLLTDADVAEPALPPVSNTTTAASPSHAALRMRTDVSILIALLMLCASLLI; encoded by the exons ATGGGGAGGAGCAGCCGCGCCTGCTCCCTTCTCGGTTCCGCCCAGCTgctcctcctgctgctgctcTCGCTCGGCTCCGCGGCCGCCCAGAAGGGCTCCACATGGAAGACCCTGAGCG GCAAGGCTCCAGTAATCGTTGCTAAGGGCGGGTTCTCCGGTCTATTTCCTGATTCCAGTGATTTTGCTTATCGGATTCTTGGGACCATTAGCTCCCCTGACACAGTCATGTGGTGTGATGTTCGGTTGACAAAGGATGGCGATGGTATCTGCCTACCGAGCATAAACATGGATAACTGCACAATGATAGACAATGTTTTTCCAGAAGGGAAGAAGACCTACAATGTTAATGGTGTATCTACGGTGGGATGGTTCTCCGTGGACTATACGAGCACTGATCTGCTGCCAAACGTGACAC TGAAGCAATCGGTCCTATCTCGTACCCCTGTTTATGATGGTTCCATGTTGATAAATTCTGTTGAAAATGTTTTCACCTCATTTAACGCCTCTGCAGTTTGGTTAAATGTCCAG CAAGACAGTTTCTACAGCCAGTTTAAGCTTAGCATGCGAAACTATATCCTGTCTTTATCGAAACAATTCATTACTGATTACATCTCATCGCCTGAAGTGAACTTCCTCACCAGTATATCTGGAAGAGTTAGCAAGAAGACAAAGCTTGTGTTCCGCTTTCTTGACGAAGGCTCTATTGAGCCATCGACAAACCAGACATATGGGTCCATGTTGAAAAATCTAACATTTGTCAAGACTTTTGCCTCTGGAATACTTGTTCCCAAAAGCTATATCTGGCCTGTTACACCAGATAATTACCTACTGCCTTATACTTCAGTTGTTGATGATGCTCACAAAGCGGGGCTAGAAATCTATGCTGCTGATTTTGCAAATGACTTTACTATCAGCTATAACTACAGCTTTGATCCATTAGCGGAATATCTTTCCTTCATTGGTAACAGTGCCTTCTCTGTCGATGGTGTGTTGACTGATTTCCCGATTACTCCTTCAGAAGCAGTTG GTTGCTTTAGTAACCTGAACAACAGCAAGATCGACCATG CTAAACCTCTGGTTATCTCTCATAATGGTGCTAGCGGTGACTACCCAGACTGCACTGACCAAGCTTATGAAAAGGCAGTTGCCGATGGTGCAGATGTCATTGACTGTCCTGTTCAAGTGACCAAAGATGGCATACTGATATGCATGAGTTCTGTTGACCTAATGGATGTTACTACTGTTGGAAAATCATCATTTACTTCGCAAGTAACTACCATCAACGATCTGAAGGCTGGTCCTGGAGTCTTCACCTTCAACCTTACTTGGGATGATATTTCTAAGAACCTACAGC CCATGATATCGAACCCAATGAGCACCTATAAACTGTACAGAAATCCCAGAAACAAGAATGCAGGAAATTTCATGAGATTATCAGACTTTTTGACGTTTGCAAAGGGAAAGGATTTGTCAGGAATCATGATAACTGTTGAG CATGCTGCATTCATGGCAGAGAAGCTTGGATTTGGAGTGGTAGACGCAGTGGTCAAAGCACTTGATGACTCTGGTTATAGCAAACAGACTGCCCAGAATGTTATGATTCAGTCAACCAACAGCTCGGTGCTAAAGAAGTTCAAGCAGGAAACCAAGTACAGCCTTGTCTACATGATTGAAGAAGGTGTCAGAGATGCCGCACCTTCATCCCTTGCAGACATTAAGAAGTTTGCTAATGCCGTCTCTGTTAGCACCACATCTGTTTTACCACAGACCCATTATTATTTGACAAACCAGACCAATAAGCTTGTCACGTCCCTTCAGTCTGCGGGCCTCCAAGTTTACGTCTATGTGCTCATGAATGAGTTTGCATCTCAGCCGAATGACTTCTTCGCAGACGCCACTTCACAGATTAATGCTTATGTGCAAGGTGCTAAGGTGGACGGGATCATCACTGATTTCCCTGGGACTGCTCACAGATACAAAT TGAACTCCTGCACGAGCATGGGAAACAGCGCACCACTATTTATGCAGCCTCCGCAACCAGGTAGCCTCCTTTTAACCATGGCCCCAGATGTACAGCCACCAGCAGCGGCGCCAATGCCGCTCTTGACGGACGCTGACGTTGCAGAACCAGCCCTACCTCCAGTCAGTAACACCACAACAGCTGCATCTCCTTCGCATGCCGCCCTCAGAATGCGAACCGATGTCTCGATCCTCATCGCATTGCTGATGCTATGTGCTTCCCTCCTCATCTGA
- the LOC100278203 gene encoding uncharacterized protein isoform X2: MPPSASMPATHTAVYVAAVPLRAPKGPAQLLMSAGYSLGMWDLQHFMVLLRPDPALAQALVFDFQPRDPEDVLAALAVLSRREIPGVVRRRTLRRVPDGRCWLVGHCCDAVGAATRFSERWTTGLVVGEHDCRDYTNDG, from the exons ATGCCGCCTTCCGCATCGATGCCGGCGACGCACACGGCCGTGTACGTGGCGGCGGTGCCCCTGCGGGCGCCCAAGGGCCCCGCCCAGCTGCTGATGTCGGCGGGCTACTCGCTGGGCATGTGGGACCTGCAGCACTTCATGGTGCTCCTCCGTCCCGACCCGGCGCTGGCCCAGGCGCTGGTCTTCGATTTCCAGCCGCGGGACCCGGAGGACGTCCTCGCCGCGCTCGCGGTGCTGTCGCGGAGAGAGATCCCTG GCGTGGTTCGCAGAAGAACGCTGCGGAGGGTCCCGGACGGGCGGTGCTGGCTCGTGGGGCACTGCTGCGACGCCGTCGGTGCCGCCACAAGGTTCAGCGAGCGGTGGACGACCGGCCTGGTGGTCGGGGAGCACGACTGCCGGGACTACACCAACG ATGGATGA
- the LOC100278203 gene encoding uncharacterized protein isoform X1 yields the protein MPPSASMPATHTAVYVAAVPLRAPKGPAQLLMSAGYSLGMWDLQHFMVLLRPDPALAQALVFDFQPRDPEDVLAALAVLSRREIPGVVRRRTLRRVPDGRCWLVGHCCDAVGAATRFSERWTTGLVVGEHDCRDYTNGLVEVLTGEKRVLESLRLRGNGSSTSGAAPPWYG from the exons ATGCCGCCTTCCGCATCGATGCCGGCGACGCACACGGCCGTGTACGTGGCGGCGGTGCCCCTGCGGGCGCCCAAGGGCCCCGCCCAGCTGCTGATGTCGGCGGGCTACTCGCTGGGCATGTGGGACCTGCAGCACTTCATGGTGCTCCTCCGTCCCGACCCGGCGCTGGCCCAGGCGCTGGTCTTCGATTTCCAGCCGCGGGACCCGGAGGACGTCCTCGCCGCGCTCGCGGTGCTGTCGCGGAGAGAGATCCCTG GCGTGGTTCGCAGAAGAACGCTGCGGAGGGTCCCGGACGGGCGGTGCTGGCTCGTGGGGCACTGCTGCGACGCCGTCGGTGCCGCCACAAGGTTCAGCGAGCGGTGGACGACCGGCCTGGTGGTCGGGGAGCACGACTGCCGGGACTACACCAACG GGCTGGTCGAGGTCCTGACAGGTGAAAAACGTGTCCTGGAGTCGCTCAGATTGCGCGGCAACGGCAGCAGCACCAgtggggcggcgccgccgtggt ATGGATGA